The Streptomyces sp. NBC_00510 genomic interval CCACGGGCAACCGCCCCTCACCGGCGCTTGACCATCGCGCCGGTGAGGGGCAGCCGTTTCGGCAGCGGGGCCCACGCTCGGACCCGGATGCTTCGGTAGCGGGTCAGGTAGGCGATGGTTGCGCGTCCCGGTCCGTGCCGCTGTCCGGAGTGACCGGATGGTCGGGGGTCAGGGAGTGGATGCGTGGTATCGGCGAGTGCAGCAGCCAGAGCAGCGACAGCGCTCCGCCGACGGCGGCGACGAGGAGGGTCACCCGGAGGCCGATGAGGGTGGCGAGGAGGCCGCCGAGGACGGCGCCCACAGGGCGTACGCCGTAGTTGATCGTGCTGTACGCGCCCGCCACCCGGCTGCGCATGCCATCGGGGATCACCGCCGCCTGAAGGGAGTTGAGGTTGACGTCGAAGAGCATGACGCCGACGCCGGAGAGGAACTGGGCCAGGGCCAAGGCTCCGACGCGAGCCCACAGGGGACCGCCCGCGGCAGCGCCGATGGCGATCGGTGCCGGGAACAACACCGCGCCCACGGCGATGGTGCGGCCGATGCCGAGCTTTCGCGAGACCTTCGGCGCGATCACCGCGCCAAGGAGCGAGCCGGTGGCGCCGATCCCGAACGCCATGCCGATGACTCCGGCGGTCAGTCCGAGGTTCCGGCTGGCGAACAGCACCATCAGTCCGGTGCCCGTGACGAAGGTGAAGAAGTTGATGGTCGCCACGCACCCGAGACTCGCCCGCAGCACCGGGTGACGGATGACGAACGCCAGTCCCTCCCTGGCACGCCGCAGCAGCGGGGGTGTCGCTCGGTCAGGGACGGTCGGCGGTTCGGCGATCGATACCCGACCGACCAGAATCGCGGACGCGAGGAACGTCAGGGCGTCGACGACGACGGCGACGGGAGCGGTCAGCGCCTGGACCAGAGCACCACCGATCGCCGGGCCGGCGACGTATGACGCCGACCGGCTGGTACTGAGCTTGCTGTTCGCGTCCACGTAGGAGGACCGGGGCACCAGGTGGGCGAAGAACGGCGGATAGGCGGTGTTGAACAGCACCGCTGCGGCGCCCGTCAGTAGCGCCACGGCGTACAACTGCCCCAGCGTCACCGCCTCCAGCAGATAGGCAGCGGGGAGGGAGAGCAGTACTGCGGCGCGCGCCAGGTCGGCGAGAACCATCAGGCGCCGTTTGTGGACGCGATGGTCGACCCAGGCACCGAGGACGGTCCCGAGCAGGTTCGGGGCCCAGATGAGCGCGGTCAGCCACGCCACCTGATGGGCCGAGGCGTGCAGCGCCCCCACCGCGATCAGCGGCAGGGCCAGTTCGGTGATCCGGTCGCCGAACTGCGAGACCGACTGGCCGGCCCAGAAACGACGGAACCTCTGGTCACGCCAGAGCGGTATGGGTACGGCCTGGTCCGCGGCGCTCATGACGTCCTGCCGGTCTGCTCCTCGGCGCCCTCGGGCAGGGCGTAACGCAGCAGCCGGACGCCGCGGGCGTCGGCCGGACGCGCGGCCTCGTCACGCGTCACGTAGGGCGCGAGGACGCGTTCGATCGCGTCCTCGATGGCGGCGAGTTCGTCGGCGGAGACGACGACGCGGGTGTTGGCCAGACCCGCACGCCGCAGCCACTCCGGTTCGAGATCGGGCTCGACCTCGGCAGCCCACCGGTTCGCCAGGTCCGCGGAGCGCACGAACATCTCCCGGGACAGGACTCGCGCGGCAGTCCTGCCCTCCTCGTCCTCCGGGTCCTCCGGCGCCTCGAACCGGAAGCCGCGCGCCACCGCCTCCCACCGCCGCTGGCGACGGTCCGGGCCGGGCTCGGCATCGCGGACCAGCCCGAAGCCCGCCAGATGCCGCAGATGCCAGCTGGTCACCGACGGGGTCGCCCCCACACCGGGCGCGAGTTGTGTCGCCGTCGCCGGCCCGTGCCGCTGAAGGCGTTCGAGGATCGCCAGCCGCACCGGGTGCGCCAGCGCCCGCATCGCCCGCGGATCGGTGATCTCGACATCGCCCAGACGGTTACCGGCATCCATGACGTGAGAGTCTCCTCTCACATATTGTGAGAGTCAAGTCTCACATCTCCGTTCCGGGCCGCTGCCGGTGCGCGGGAGATCCAGGTACGGGTGCCGGAGGATAGGCCGCGCACGGGCGATGACTTTGCGCTGGAGCCGGAGTCTCCTTGGTGAATGCCGTTGCCGCAGAGCGCGACCCGTGACAGGAGACCTGGCCATATGACCGATCCGGGACTGACAGCAGACCGCAGCCGCGGGACCGGGGTCTGGCCCCTGATCCACGCCGAGCGAGCGGCGCTGGCGGCCGATCTCGCAGATCTGACGGACGAGCGTTGGGCAACGCCGTCGTTGTGCACCGGCTTGACGGTACGTGAGGTGCTGGCCCACCTGACCGCGGGCGCGAGCCTCAATGCCGTGCGCTGGATGGCGGGAGTGATCCGCTGCAGGTTCGACTTCGACAAACAGGTGGCCATGCGGCTGGCCGAGCAGTTGGGTACGACTCCGGCCGAGACCCTCGAGCGATTCCGGCATGTCGTCCCGAGCACCACCAAGCCTCCCTTGCCTGCCATGGCGATGCTGGGTGAAACGATCGTGCACGGAGAGGACATCCGGCGCCCGCTGGGTATCCGGCACGACTATCCGGTCCAGGTCGTCACGCAGGTCGCCGAGTACTACCAGGGTTCGGACCTCGTGGTCCTTGCCAAGGGCCGCATCGGCGGACTGCGACTCGTCGCGGACGACGGCCCGTTCGCCACCGGTTCCGGGCCGCTCGTGTCCGGCCCCACCATGGCCCTGATCATGGCCACGACCGGGCGCGCGACCTACTGCGACGACCTCGCAGGCCCCGGTGTGGAACTCCTCCGCAGTCGCTGCGGGACAGCGTGATCCGATGCCCCGACCCTCCCACGTGTGGAGTGCTTCCCGCTCCGTACGCGGGCGCTGCGGGGGCTTCACGAGCCCCCGCAGCGCCACCGGCCACCGGGAGAGGAGGATCGCTCCTCACCTGGACGCGACCGAGTCAGCCGGCGGGGGCCAGAACCGCCCCCGCATGCCGGCCGGAGCGTACTCAGCCGCGGTAGGTCTCCAGCAGACGCAGCCAGACTTCGCCGAGGGTCGGGAAGGCGGGGACGGCGTGCCAGAGCCGGTCGAGGGGCACCTCGCCGGCGACCGCGATGGTGGCCGAGTGCACCAGTTCCCCTACGCCGGGGCCGGCGAAGGTGACGCCCACCACGGTGTTGCGGTCGGTGTCGACGAGCATGCGGGCCCTGCCGCGGTAGTCCTCGCCGTACTGGTGGGCGCCGGCGACGTGGGCGAGGTCGTAGTCGACGACCTCGATGCGGCGCCCGCTCCGCTCGGCCTCGCGGCTGGTCAGGCCGACGGAGGCGACCTCGGGGGTGGTGAAGACGACCTGGGGGACGGCCGCGTGGTCGGCGGTGGCGACATGCGTGCCCCAGGGGGCGTCGTCGATGGGCTCTCCCTTTGCGCGGGCGCCGATGACGGTGCCGGCGATCCGGGCCTGGTACTTGCCCTGATGCGTCATCAGCGCGCGGCGGTTGACGTCGCCGACGGCGTAGAGCCAGTCGCCGTCGACGCCGGTGACGCGGAAGGTGTCGTCGACGGTCAGCCAGTCGCCGGGGGTGAGACCG includes:
- a CDS encoding MFS transporter, which produces MSAADQAVPIPLWRDQRFRRFWAGQSVSQFGDRITELALPLIAVGALHASAHQVAWLTALIWAPNLLGTVLGAWVDHRVHKRRLMVLADLARAAVLLSLPAAYLLEAVTLGQLYAVALLTGAAAVLFNTAYPPFFAHLVPRSSYVDANSKLSTSRSASYVAGPAIGGALVQALTAPVAVVVDALTFLASAILVGRVSIAEPPTVPDRATPPLLRRAREGLAFVIRHPVLRASLGCVATINFFTFVTGTGLMVLFASRNLGLTAGVIGMAFGIGATGSLLGAVIAPKVSRKLGIGRTIAVGAVLFPAPIAIGAAAGGPLWARVGALALAQFLSGVGVMLFDVNLNSLQAAVIPDGMRSRVAGAYSTINYGVRPVGAVLGGLLATLIGLRVTLLVAAVGGALSLLWLLHSPIPRIHSLTPDHPVTPDSGTDRDAQPSPT
- a CDS encoding helix-turn-helix domain-containing protein yields the protein MDAGNRLGDVEITDPRAMRALAHPVRLAILERLQRHGPATATQLAPGVGATPSVTSWHLRHLAGFGLVRDAEPGPDRRQRRWEAVARGFRFEAPEDPEDEEGRTAARVLSREMFVRSADLANRWAAEVEPDLEPEWLRRAGLANTRVVVSADELAAIEDAIERVLAPYVTRDEAARPADARGVRLLRYALPEGAEEQTGRTS
- a CDS encoding maleylpyruvate isomerase family mycothiol-dependent enzyme, which gives rise to MTDPGLTADRSRGTGVWPLIHAERAALAADLADLTDERWATPSLCTGLTVREVLAHLTAGASLNAVRWMAGVIRCRFDFDKQVAMRLAEQLGTTPAETLERFRHVVPSTTKPPLPAMAMLGETIVHGEDIRRPLGIRHDYPVQVVTQVAEYYQGSDLVVLAKGRIGGLRLVADDGPFATGSGPLVSGPTMALIMATTGRATYCDDLAGPGVELLRSRCGTA